The Stackebrandtia nassauensis DSM 44728 genome includes the window GCCCTGGCCGCCGAGGGCACCTCGCGGGTGTTCGGCGTTGACAGGTTCATCACACGCGGCTACGAGGACTTCGACGCCAAGCTGGCCGGACTCGGCGCGAATGTGGAGCGGCCATGACCTGCCGGTATCGTTGGTAAGCGTGCCAGCCTTGTTTAAACGCAAATCCCGGGACGAGTCGACCGAAGACGTCGAGCAGCCGGAGTCCGCCGTCGAGGACCTTAGGGAGACCAAGAAGGTCCGCGACAAGTCCGACCCGACCCCGAAGCGCAAGCAGCCGAGCAAGAAGCGGCCGCCCAAGAACCCTCCCAAGACCTACAAGGAGGCCCGGGAGCAGGCGAAGGCTGGCAAGCCGACGACCAAGGAGGCCAAGCGGGAGCTGGCCGCCGAGCGCCGGGCCGAGCGGCTGCGCGTCGCCGACGGTCAGGACAAGGGCGATCCGCTGTTCGACCAGTACCACATGCCGCGTGACAAGGGGCCCGAGCGGCTGCTGGTGCGCGACGTGGTGGACGCCCGGTTCAGCATCGGCCAGTACTTCTTCATCATCGCGATCGTGATCATGCTGTTCTCCAACCCGGCGTACGGCATGATCTACGACTTCGTCGTGTTCGCGTGGATCGCGGTGCTGCTGCTGTTCGTCATCGACAGCGTCCTGTTGTGCCGCAAGGTGAAGCGTCTGGTCAAGAAGCGGTTCCCGAAGACGACGCAGCGCATGGGCGGGCTGTACTGGTACGCGGTGTCGCGGTCGATCATGTTCAAGCGGATGCGGATGCCGAAACCGCGCACCCGGGTCAACTCCAAGACTCCGGAAGAGCAGCTGGGCAAGCAGTTCAAGTAGAGCTATTTGCCGGTGTAGAGCTTGGCGACCACGTCCTCGATGTCGGGTTCGACGATCGACACGTCCCGCAGCGCGGCGGTGGTCGCCAGCCGCGCCACCAGTTCCCCGGCGCTGGCATCGCCGTTGGACAGCGAGAAGACGACCCGCCGGGGGTCCTCGGCGTCGATGACGGCGTGTGAGCCCGGCGGCGTCAGCGCCTCGTCCCAGTCGGCCTCGAAGTCGGCGATGACCTGCCGCCGCGACCCGTAGCGGTCGTGCAGTTCCTCCAGGGTGCCGTCGTGGACGACGTGACCGTGGTCGATGACCACCAGCCGTTTGCACAGCTTCTCGATGTCGGCGAGGTCGTGGGTGGTCAGCACCAGCGTCACGTCGCCGCCCGCACCCAGTTCGGCCAGGAACGACCGCACCGACTGCTTGGACACCACGTCCAGGCCGATGGTGGGTTCGTCCAGGAACAGGATCTCGGGGCCGTGCAGCAGCGCGGCGGTCAGTTCGCCGCGCATCCGCTGCCCCAGCGACAGCTGCCGCACCGGGGTGTCGAGGAACTCGTCCAGTTCCAGCAGGCCCCGGCAGCGGTTCAGGCGGGCGGCGTGTTCGGCGGCCGGGATGTCGAAGACGTGCCGCAGCAGGTCGAAGGACTCCCGCAGCGGCAGGTCCCACCACAGTGCCGAGCGCTGCCCGAACACGACACCGATGCGGCGGGTGAGTTTGAGGCGCTGCGGTACCGGTTCCAGTCCGCACACCCGCACGTGCCCGGCGGAGGGGTTGAGCACGCCGGTCAGCATCTTCAGGGTGGTGGACTTCCCGGCGCCGTTGGGTCCGATGTAGCCGATCATCTCGCCGCGTTCGACGGTGAGGTTCACGCCGTCGACGGCCGCGACGGTCTTCTTCTCGCGGGTGAGACGGCCCTTCTTGACCCGGACGGTGAACTCCTTGCGCAGGTCGCGCACGTCGATGACGGTGTTCATGATCCTGTTCCCTTGTAGTGTCGGATTCCGTTGTGCCACACCAGTGCGGCGAGCCCCGCGGCGATCAGCGCCACCGGGAAGACCGCCAGCCCGAGCCAGCCGGGCAGGCCCAGCGGGTCGGGTCGGCCCAGGATCAGCAGCGTCGGGTAGTACGCCACGAATCCGAAGCCGAGCCCGAAGGCGAAGAGGTTGCGGAAGAAGTTCGCGTAGATGTTGATCGGGTAGGTCGTCAGTTCGCGGCCGCCGTAGGTGAAGGCGTTGGCGAACTCGCCCGATTCGATCCACCAGAACGCCACCGAGGCGGTCATGACGAACATGGCGCTGAAGTACAGTGCCCCGGCCAGCGGGACGGTCGCGATCAGCGCGATCCGCCACCAGGTCCAGTCGATGTCGGAGGCCGTCAGCGCGACGACCAGCACGGTGACGCCCACCGCGACCCGTCCGACGCGGCGCAGCTGGAAGTCGACGACCAGCAGCTGCGGCAGGACGCGGCGCGGCCGGATCAGCATCGCGTCCAACAGGCCGGTGCGCACATAGGTCTTCAGTCGCTCCACATTGCCCACCGTGAGGTCGGCGAGCGCGAAACCGGTGGCGGACACGCCGCTGATGACGAGCACGTCGACGAGGCCGAAGCCGCCCAGCGCCGTCGTCACGCCGAACATGACCATGACCGTCACGAAGTCGGCCGCCGAGAATCCGGTCTGGACGGCCATGTCGATGAAGAAGGACGACCGGTACTGCGCCTGCGAGCGCACCTGGGCGGTCAACATCTTCGCGTAGGGCCGCAACAGTTTGTGCTCAGCCACCCTGCACCACCAGCTTCCGCACCGCGCGGCGCTGTACCGCGAAGACGATCGCCAGGCAGATCAGCGCCCACAGTGCCTGGACGGCCAGCCGGGTGAACTGGCCGCCGAAGCCGTCGCGTTCGACGAGCACGTCGGCGGGGAACTGCATGATGGACGGGAACGGTGTCAGGTACTGCATGACGAAGGCCAGCCAGCCGGGCAGGAACGACATCGGGAAGTACAGTCCCGCGCCCAGTCCCGACACCAGCGTCCACACCGCCGTGATGCCGCGGCTGTCCAGCAGCCAGAAGGCGCTGAGGTTGACCAGGTAGCGCAGCGCGAAACACACGCTCACGGCCAGCAGCACGCTGACCAGGAACAGCGGGTAGCTGGCGGGGTGGCGCGGCCAGTAGAACGGGAACACCAGGGCGCCCACGACGATCGGGGCCAGCAGCCGGGTGCAGGAGGCGAAGCCCGCGCGGCCGAGGTCGGTCGCGAAGTACGTCCATATCGGATTCACTGGTCGCAGCAGGTCGCCGACCACCTCGCCGGTGCGGACCTTGTCGGCCAGCTCGTTCCAGCCCCACAGCGCGACGACCCCGATCATCCCCTGGGTCACCCAGGTGTAAGTGGACAGTTGTTCACGCGTGTATCCGCCCGCCACTCCCCCGGCGGCGGCCACCGCGGCGAACAGCACGTAAACCCTGAGGAAACCGAACATCGAGTTGGTGAGGATGCTGGCGGCCGTCGCCTGCCGGTAGGTCGAATAGCGGCGAAAACCGGCTCGCGCCAAGGCGAGCGTCATGCGCATGGAGGCTCCTGGAGGCTGACGAGGGCAAACGAGGCGAGTCCGTAACAGCCAGGTGGCCATACGTCCATGACGCGAGCACCGGACTGTACGGGAGTCTGCCGCGACGACGCAAACAGTTTTCGGCAGCCGCACTGTCACCGCGCTCGTGTCCATGGCAAAGTGTCGATATGGCGGATGTCGCGGCAGACCTTCGAGCGGCGCTGGAGCGTGCGCTAGGGCCTTTGGACATCGAGAGCTTGACCCCGCGGATAGAGGACCAGCAGATGTTGTCGGCGATCGGCGCCGAGACCGACAACCGGCTCAACACCGCCACCGACGAGGCCGACCGGTCGAGGCTGCTGGGCGTGCGCTCGGTGGCGCTGCGGGCGCTGGGCGAGCGCGATTCGGCCGAGGCCGACGCCAAATCCTCGCTCAAGCACGCCGAGAACGTCGGTACCGACCTGTTGCTGGCCCCCGCCCGGGCCAGGCTGGCGCAGACGCTGCGGCTGCGTCAGGACCACACCGGCGCCGACCGCCTGTACGCGCTGGCCGAGGCCGGGGAGCTGCCGCGCCGGTTCCTGGGCCGGGTGCGGGCCTGTGCGGCGCTGTCGTGCATCGCGCAGCGGCGGCTCACCGAGGCGCTGCTGCACCTGGAGCGCGCCTCGGAGTACACCTCGGACGAGACCACGACCGCCTCGATCGCCCCGGCGCTGGAACACGTCTACCGGCTGGCCATGGAGGGCTTCGGCCCGCCGCCGCGCTCCTGGGAGGAGCGGGCCCAGCACCCGGCGCCGCGCCGCTACCAGGAACCGCGCTCGGGCAAGTGGGGTTACCTGGGTTCCGACCGGCGCCCGGTGATCTCGCCGACCTTCGCCGAGGCCGGGGAGTTCCGCGGCGGTATCGCCGCGGTGCGGGAACGCGCCTGGGGCGCCATCGACACCTCCGGGAACCTGCTGGTGCCGTTCCTGTACGACGGTGTGTCCACCCAGGTGCCCGACGGCCGCACCGTGGTGGGTTTCGTCGACGGGGTGGCCGTGATCGAGCTGCGCGGCGGCAAGGGCCTGGTGGACCGGGCCGGGACGCTGATCCTGCCGCCGCACCACCGCGACATCGTGGTGCACCCGGCCGGGTACGCCACCGACACCGGTGCCGCCACCTGGGGCGCGCGGGACCGCAACGGCGAG containing:
- a CDS encoding WG repeat-containing protein yields the protein MLSAIGAETDNRLNTATDEADRSRLLGVRSVALRALGERDSAEADAKSSLKHAENVGTDLLLAPARARLAQTLRLRQDHTGADRLYALAEAGELPRRFLGRVRACAALSCIAQRRLTEALLHLERASEYTSDETTTASIAPALEHVYRLAMEGFGPPPRSWEERAQHPAPRRYQEPRSGKWGYLGSDRRPVISPTFAEAGEFRGGIAAVRERAWGAIDTSGNLLVPFLYDGVSTQVPDGRTVVGFVDGVAVIELRGGKGLVDRAGTLILPPHHRDIVVHPAGYATDTGAATWGARDRNGEEIIPQRFSRADVLRRLDTMVNIDEGPL
- a CDS encoding ABC transporter permease, producing the protein MAEHKLLRPYAKMLTAQVRSQAQYRSSFFIDMAVQTGFSAADFVTVMVMFGVTTALGGFGLVDVLVISGVSATGFALADLTVGNVERLKTYVRTGLLDAMLIRPRRVLPQLLVVDFQLRRVGRVAVGVTVLVVALTASDIDWTWWRIALIATVPLAGALYFSAMFVMTASVAFWWIESGEFANAFTYGGRELTTYPINIYANFFRNLFAFGLGFGFVAYYPTLLILGRPDPLGLPGWLGLAVFPVALIAAGLAALVWHNGIRHYKGTGS
- a CDS encoding ABC transporter permease, producing MRMTLALARAGFRRYSTYRQATAASILTNSMFGFLRVYVLFAAVAAAGGVAGGYTREQLSTYTWVTQGMIGVVALWGWNELADKVRTGEVVGDLLRPVNPIWTYFATDLGRAGFASCTRLLAPIVVGALVFPFYWPRHPASYPLFLVSVLLAVSVCFALRYLVNLSAFWLLDSRGITAVWTLVSGLGAGLYFPMSFLPGWLAFVMQYLTPFPSIMQFPADVLVERDGFGGQFTRLAVQALWALICLAIVFAVQRRAVRKLVVQGG
- a CDS encoding ABC transporter ATP-binding protein — its product is MNTVIDVRDLRKEFTVRVKKGRLTREKKTVAAVDGVNLTVERGEMIGYIGPNGAGKSTTLKMLTGVLNPSAGHVRVCGLEPVPQRLKLTRRIGVVFGQRSALWWDLPLRESFDLLRHVFDIPAAEHAARLNRCRGLLELDEFLDTPVRQLSLGQRMRGELTAALLHGPEILFLDEPTIGLDVVSKQSVRSFLAELGAGGDVTLVLTTHDLADIEKLCKRLVVIDHGHVVHDGTLEELHDRYGSRRQVIADFEADWDEALTPPGSHAVIDAEDPRRVVFSLSNGDASAGELVARLATTAALRDVSIVEPDIEDVVAKLYTGK
- a CDS encoding DUF3043 domain-containing protein, with the translated sequence MPALFKRKSRDESTEDVEQPESAVEDLRETKKVRDKSDPTPKRKQPSKKRPPKNPPKTYKEAREQAKAGKPTTKEAKRELAAERRAERLRVADGQDKGDPLFDQYHMPRDKGPERLLVRDVVDARFSIGQYFFIIAIVIMLFSNPAYGMIYDFVVFAWIAVLLLFVIDSVLLCRKVKRLVKKRFPKTTQRMGGLYWYAVSRSIMFKRMRMPKPRTRVNSKTPEEQLGKQFK